CTGCTCGGCGTCACCGAGGTGTGGGCGCTCGGCGGGGCGCAGGCCGTGGCGCTGCTCGCGTACGGCGGCGTGGACACCGACGGCGGCGAACTGGCCCCGGTCGACGTGGTGACCGGTCCGGGCAACATCTACCTCACCGCCGCCAAGCGCCTGCTGCGCGGCCTGATCGGCATCGACTCCGAGGCCGGCCCCACCGAGATCGCGATCCTGGCCGACGAGACCGCCGACCCGGTGCACGTGGCCGCCGACCTGATCAGCCAGGCCGAGCACGACCCGCTCGCGGCGAGCGTCCTGGTGACCACGTCGGAGGCGTTGGCGGACGCCGTGGACGCCGAGCTGGAGCGCCAGGTCGGCGCCACCAAGCACAGCGAGCGCATCCGGACGGCGTTGCTCGGCCGGCAGTCCGGCACGGTCCTGGTGTCCACTGTGGACGACGGGCTCACGGTCGTGAACACCTACGCCGCCGAGCACCTGGAGATCCAGACGGTCGGTGCGCGCGAGGTGGCCGCCCGCGTGCGCGCCGCCGGCGCGGTCTTCGTGGGCGCGCACTCCCCGGTGTCGCTGGGCGACTACTGCGCCGGCTCCAACCACGTGCTGCCCACGGCCGGCTGCGCGCGGCACTCGTCGGGCCTGTCGGTGCAGACGTTCCTGCGCGGCATCCACGTCGTCGACTACAGCGAGGACGCGCTGCGCGAGGTCGCGGACAAGGTCGTGGCGCTGGCCAACGCCGAGGACCTGCCCGCGCACGGCCAGGCCGTGCGGGCGAGGTTCTCCGGCGCCGCCGGGGTCGCGGGGGCCGCCGGGGTCGCCGGATGAGGCCCGTCGGAGACCGGGTGGAGCTGGCCGACCTCCCCCTGCGCGAAGACCTGCGCGGACGCACCCCCTACGGCGCGCCGCAGCTGGACGTGCCCGTCCGGCTCAACACCAACGAGAACCCGTACCCGCCCTCGGACGAGCTGGTCGCCGAGGTCGTCGCCGAGGTCGCGGAGGTGGCCGCCGAGCTGCACCGCTACCCGGACCGGGACGCGGTGGCGCTGCGCGAGGACCTGGCCGCGTACCTGACCGACTCGACGGGCGTGGCCCTGACCGCCGCGAACCTGTGGGCCGCCAACGGGTCCAACGAGATCCTCCAGCAGATCCTCCAGGCCTTCGGCGGCCCGGGGCGGACGGCGCTGGGCTTCGAGCCGTCGTACTCGATGCACCCGATCATCGCCGCCGGCACCCGCACCGAGTGGGCACCCACCCCGCGGCGCGCGGACTTCTCGCTGGACACCGAGAAGGCGGCCGAGATCGTCGCCGAGCGGCAGCCGGACGTGGTCTTCGTGACCAGCCCGAACAACCCGACCGGCCAGAGCGTGCCGACCGAGGACCTGCGGGGCCTGCTCGAGGCCGCCCCCGGCATGGTCGTGGTGGACGAGGCCTACGCGGAGTTCTCCTCGCGCCCGTCGGCGGTGGGGCTGCTCGCGGACTACCCGGACAAGCTCATCGTCAGCCGGACCATGAGCAAGGCGTTCGCCTTCGCCGGCGGCCGGCTCGGCTACCTGGCCGCCGCACCGGCGGTCGTGGACGCGTTGCAGCTGGTCCGGCTGCCCTACCACCTGTCGGCCCTGACCCAGGCCGCCGCGCGCGCCTCGCTGCGGCACGCGGCCGAGACCCTGGGGTCGGTGGCCAAGCTCGCC
This DNA window, taken from Saccharothrix variisporea, encodes the following:
- a CDS encoding histidinol-phosphate transaminase, translated to MRPVGDRVELADLPLREDLRGRTPYGAPQLDVPVRLNTNENPYPPSDELVAEVVAEVAEVAAELHRYPDRDAVALREDLAAYLTDSTGVALTAANLWAANGSNEILQQILQAFGGPGRTALGFEPSYSMHPIIAAGTRTEWAPTPRRADFSLDTEKAAEIVAERQPDVVFVTSPNNPTGQSVPTEDLRGLLEAAPGMVVVDEAYAEFSSRPSAVGLLADYPDKLIVSRTMSKAFAFAGGRLGYLAAAPAVVDALQLVRLPYHLSALTQAAARASLRHAAETLGSVAKLAAERDRVVEALAGMGFDVVPSDANFVLFGWFEDAHATWRDYLERGVLIRDVGIAGHLRVTVGTPEENDAFLAASKEVGR
- the hisD gene encoding histidinol dehydrogenase, whose product is MLNRIDLRGRVPSPAELRAALPRAEVDVDAVLHHVRPIVDAVRERGVEAALDVTERFDKVRPERVRVPVAELDRALAELDPAVREALEESIARARKVHADQRRTDTTTQVVPGGTVTERWVPVARVGLYAPGGLAVYPSTVVMNVVPAQTAGVESLVVVSPPQAEFGGLPHPTILAAAALLGVTEVWALGGAQAVALLAYGGVDTDGGELAPVDVVTGPGNIYLTAAKRLLRGLIGIDSEAGPTEIAILADETADPVHVAADLISQAEHDPLAASVLVTTSEALADAVDAELERQVGATKHSERIRTALLGRQSGTVLVSTVDDGLTVVNTYAAEHLEIQTVGAREVAARVRAAGAVFVGAHSPVSLGDYCAGSNHVLPTAGCARHSSGLSVQTFLRGIHVVDYSEDALREVADKVVALANAEDLPAHGQAVRARFSGAAGVAGAAGVAG